From bacterium:
GAAGCTTCGCTCCGACCTCCGGGAGACGTTGCCGACCTTCTACGCCGCGAACGGGTACATCGACTTCGTCGTGACCGGCGACTCGCTGATCGTGGACCCGGAGACGGGCAAGGCGCGCCTGGTCATCAAGGTGCACGAAGGGCCGCAGTACCGGCTGGCGGGCTTCGACATCCGTGGGAACCGCCGCTTCGCGACGGACGATCTGCGCCGCTACTTCGAGCAGGAGCGAGGCGGCCTGCTCCGGACGCTGGGTCTGGGCGGCGGCAGCAGCGGCCAGAAGGGCGAAGTGTTCGACCAGGTCGCGTTCCAGGAGGCGACGGACCGGGTCGCCCAGCTCTACCGCAACCAGGGCTACCTGCGCGCCCAGGTGGAGCCCCGCATCGAGCGGACCCAGACGGAAGACGGCGAGCCCGCCGTCCGGGTGGTCTGGGACATCATCGAGCGGGAGCCGGCGCACGTGCGGCGTGTGGCCATCGAAGGGAACACGCGCACGCACGAGAAGGTGATCCGCGAACGGATCTTCGTGCTCCCGGGCGATGTCTACAGCGAGGAGCTGCTCATCCAGAGCTATCAGAACATCATGGCGCTCGGCTTCTTCGAGACGCCGCTCCCGCTGCCGGAGATTCAGGACGCGCAGGACGGCAGCGGCGACGTGGACATCATCTTCCGGGTGACGGAGCGCCAGACCGGTTCGTTCAACTTCGGCACGGCGGTCGGGGGAGGGACGGGGCTGTCCGGCTTCATCGGCTTCGACGAACCCAACCTCTTCGGGCAGGCGAAGAGCGGCCACCTGCGCTGGGAGTTCGGGCGTTACTCGAACAATATCGAGGCGAGCTACGGCGACCCGTCGGTCCTGGGCAGCCGGGTCAGCGGATCCCTGGCGCTGTTCAGTGCCCGTGACCGATTCATCACCTTCTCGGAAGGGCAGCGGCGACGTACGGGTGGGGGCGTGCGGTTCGGCTTCCCGCTGCCGCTGGATCCCTGGTCGCGGTTCGTGGTGGGTTACTCCCTCTCACGCACCACGTACGAGCAGTTCACCGCTGACGAGAGGGCGAGCCTGTTCGCGCTGCCTCCGGGCGTGCAGAGCACGATCAGCCTGGGCCTCACCCGCAACCGCCTGAACCATCCCCTCTTCCCCACGAGCGGGACGAGGCAGGAGATCTTCGCGGAGCTCAGCGGTGGGATCCTCGGCGGCGACGGCGATTTCCAGAAATACACGGCATCCGGGAGCTGGTACGTCCCCGTGGGTCAGGTCGGCGGCGGGCAGCCCGGATCGAGGCCGATCCGGTTCGCGCTGGGCTTCAACGCCGAGGCGGGTGTCATCGTGGGCGACGCGAGCCGCTTCCCGTTCGAGCGGTTCTGGATGGGTGGTGTTCAATTCGGCCGGCCGCTGCGCGGCTACGACGAGACGACCGTCACGCCGCTGGGCTACCGTGCACGCGGTGCGCCAGGCGTGGCGCTGGAGGATCGGTTCGGTGATGCGTACCTCCGTCTCAGCGCGGAGTACGCGGTCCGGTTCAACGACAACCTGTCGCTCTCGCTGTTCTACGATGCAGGCGGCGTGTGGCGCGAACCGGGCCAGATCAACCCGACGCGACTGTTGCGTGGCGCCGGGATCGGGGTGACGCTGGTCACGCCGTTCGGCCCGCTCGGCCTCGACTACGCGTACGGGTTCGACAAGACGCCGCCGGGCTGGCAGCTGCACTTCAAGCTCGGTCAGGGATTCTAACCTCAAGAAAAGAGAGCACTGGCGACATGCGCGGACTGAAGATCATCCTCATGGCGGCTGCCGGCCTCGGCGCCTTGGCGGTTCCCGCGGCGGGGCAGGGAGCGCCGAAGATCGGGTACGTCGACTCGCGGCGACTGATCGCCGAAGCGCCCGGTGCCAAGGAGGCGCAGGAGTCGTTCGAGCGGGACATGCAGCGGTTCCGCGCGGAGCTCCAGCAGCTCGAGGACTCGCTCAAGGCGCTGCTGAGCGAGTACGAGCAGAAGCAGGTGCTGCTCTCGCCGGAAGCGAAGCGGCAGAAGGAAGAGGAGATCCGGCAGAAGCAGCGGGCTTACCAGGAACGGGCCGGTGAGCTGGAGACCCAGGCCGCCCGGCGCCAGGCGGAGCTGGTCGAGCCGATCATGAACCGCATCCAGGAAGTCCTCAATCAGATCCAGCGAGAGGGCGGGTACGCGATGATCTTCGACGCCGCGGCCGGCGCCCTCGTCGCCGCGGACACGACGCTGGACCTGACGGACGAGGTCCTGAGGCGCCTGAGGCAGACGGCGTCGGCGTCGTCCTCGGGGAGCCGGCAGAGATAGACGGCGCGCGGGGCGTCCCGACGCGGGGAGGCGGACCCGTGAGGGCCTCGGAGATCGCGGCGCTGCTGGGTAGCTCGTTGGAGGGGGGCGAAGACCCGGAGATCACGGGGGTCGCCCCCCTCGACCGCGCCGGTCCACAGGATCTCTCGTTCCTTGCGAATGCACGATACCTGCCCTATGTTGCGCATGCTCGGGCGGGCGTGATCCTCGTCTCCGCTTCGCTCGCCGACCGCGTGGGCGGGTTGCCCGCGCGGATCGTGGTCGGGGACGTGCACGGCGCGCTCGCGAAGCTGCTGCCGGTGCTCTACCCCGAGGACCCCACCCCGGAACCCGGTGTCCACCCGACGGCCGTCGTCGCCGACGACGTGGTGCTGGGCGCCGGGGCTTCCATTGGTCCCTACGCCGTGGTGGGACCGGGGGTCCGCATCGGCGAGCGGGCGCGCATCGGGGCGCACGTGGTGATCGGCGCCCGTTGCGAGCTGGGGGCGGAGGTCGTCCTCCACCCGCACGTGACGCTGTACCCGGGTGTGCGGATCGGCGACCGGTCCATCGTGCACAGCGGCGTGCGAGTGGGCGTGGACGGCTTCGGTTACGCCCAGGTCGACGGGGTGATCCGGAAGATCCCGCAGGTGGGTGGGTGCATCATCGGCGCGGACGTCGAGATCGGAGCGAATAGCACGATCGACCGCGGCTCGATCGGCGCGACGGAGATCGGGGACGGCGTGAAGATCGACAACCTCGTCCACGTCGGGCACAACGTCCGCATCGGCGAGCACTCGATCATCGTGGCCCAGGTCGGGATCGCCGGCAGCACGACGGTCGGGCGGCGCGTGACGTTGGGAGGGCAGGCGGGCATTCCCGGTCACATCCACATCGGGGACGGCGCGACGATCGCGGCACAGGCGGGCGTCTTCGGGGACGTCCCGGCGGGCGCCGTCTACAGCGGCTACCCGGCGCGCCCGCACCGCGAGGCGCTGCGTGCCCAGGCCGCGCTGTTCCGACTCCCCGAACTCCTCAAACGGATCCGTGACCTCGAGCGCGCGGTACTGGGGCGCGACGTGCCGGACCAATGAGTCAACCAGAGCAGCAGACACTGGCCGCGGAGGCCATCATCGAAGGCGTCGGCCTGCATACGGGCCGACAGACGCGTGTGACCTTTCGACCGGCGCCGGCGAACACCGGCATCCGGTTCCGGCGGGTGGATCTCGAGGGGTCGCCGGAGATCCCCGCCACCCTGGACCACGTGGTGTCCACCGAACGAGGGACCACCCTCGGGGCGGGAGACGCGCGCGTCCACACGGTGGAGCACGCGCTCGCCGCGTGTTTGGTCCTGGGACTGGACAACCTCTGGATCGACGTCGATGGGCCGGAGCTGCCGATCGGGGATGGCAGTTTCCGGCCTTTCTTCGACCGCTTCCGCCAGGCCGGGATCGTCGGGCAGGGCGAGCCGGCAGGGGTGCTGGAGCTGCGCCAGTCGACGAGCGTGGAGGGTGTGGGAGGCGCATCGTACTCGGCGCTGCCCGCCCCCACCTTCCGGGTTTCGGCGGCGATCGAATTCGACCATCCGCTGGTGCGCCATCAGTACGCGTCGTTCGAGATCACGCCGCAGGTGTTCGAGCGTGAGGTCGCGGGTGCGCGGACGTTCGGCTTCCTGAAGGAGGCGGAGGAGCTGAAGGCGCGCGGGCTGGCGCTCGGCGCGACGCTGGACAACGCGATCGTGCTGGACGCCGAGGGGCTGGCCGCGGGTGAGCTCCGTTTCCCCGACGAGTTCGTGCGGCACAAGATCGGGGACGTCGTGGGCGACCTCGCACTGATCGGCAAGCGGCTCCGTTGCCACGTGATGGCGGACCGGCCGAGTCATGCGGGGAACGTGGCGCTCGCCAAGAAGATCGTGGCGGCGCAGTCCCGCGATGGCGCGAAGCCGATCGTGGACATCCGGACGATCATGCAGTACCTCCCGCACCGGTTCCCGATGCTGCTGGTGGATCGCATCGTGGAATTCGAGCCGGGGAAGCGGATCGTCGGGATCAAGAACGTCACGATCAACGAGCCGTTCTTCCAGGGGCACTACCCAGGGCACCCGATCATGCCCGGCGTCCTGATCATCGAAGCGATGGCGCAGGTCGGCGGCCTGCTCCTCATGGATGCGGTGGAGGATCCGGAGGACAAGGTCGTCTACTTCATGTCGCTGGACAACGTGAAATGGCGC
This genomic window contains:
- the lpxD gene encoding UDP-3-O-(3-hydroxymyristoyl)glucosamine N-acyltransferase; amino-acid sequence: MDGARGVPTRGGGPVRASEIAALLGSSLEGGEDPEITGVAPLDRAGPQDLSFLANARYLPYVAHARAGVILVSASLADRVGGLPARIVVGDVHGALAKLLPVLYPEDPTPEPGVHPTAVVADDVVLGAGASIGPYAVVGPGVRIGERARIGAHVVIGARCELGAEVVLHPHVTLYPGVRIGDRSIVHSGVRVGVDGFGYAQVDGVIRKIPQVGGCIIGADVEIGANSTIDRGSIGATEIGDGVKIDNLVHVGHNVRIGEHSIIVAQVGIAGSTTVGRRVTLGGQAGIPGHIHIGDGATIAAQAGVFGDVPAGAVYSGYPARPHREALRAQAALFRLPELLKRIRDLERAVLGRDVPDQ
- the bamA gene encoding outer membrane protein assembly factor BamA encodes the protein MKHRERAAEAGNTAVRAGGGGVRRVVVAGKGHVRTRAAALAAVLFCGALWGAQVAYGQEPPEAQGTVVVDGVRVEGAQRRPESAVLADVGIRSGDTVDYRAIQRAIHRLWASGQYSDVQVLVEGEPSDVAAPVTLIVRVVEQPYIAQVEFRGLESVRASTIRDTVGLRGGGPLRPAKVAEAKEMTRRLLAKKGLQARRVEHRLEEIPERPGEHRLVFEVDEGQRVAIAEIEFEGNENFPDDRLRKVLKTKKEGFFWFRDGTYNEEKLRSDLRETLPTFYAANGYIDFVVTGDSLIVDPETGKARLVIKVHEGPQYRLAGFDIRGNRRFATDDLRRYFEQERGGLLRTLGLGGGSSGQKGEVFDQVAFQEATDRVAQLYRNQGYLRAQVEPRIERTQTEDGEPAVRVVWDIIEREPAHVRRVAIEGNTRTHEKVIRERIFVLPGDVYSEELLIQSYQNIMALGFFETPLPLPEIQDAQDGSGDVDIIFRVTERQTGSFNFGTAVGGGTGLSGFIGFDEPNLFGQAKSGHLRWEFGRYSNNIEASYGDPSVLGSRVSGSLALFSARDRFITFSEGQRRRTGGGVRFGFPLPLDPWSRFVVGYSLSRTTYEQFTADERASLFALPPGVQSTISLGLTRNRLNHPLFPTSGTRQEIFAELSGGILGGDGDFQKYTASGSWYVPVGQVGGGQPGSRPIRFALGFNAEAGVIVGDASRFPFERFWMGGVQFGRPLRGYDETTVTPLGYRARGAPGVALEDRFGDAYLRLSAEYAVRFNDNLSLSLFYDAGGVWREPGQINPTRLLRGAGIGVTLVTPFGPLGLDYAYGFDKTPPGWQLHFKLGQGF